CGCGCTCGGCGGCAGCGCGAAGCTGGACGGCTGCAGCATCACGATCGACGGCAAGGAACAGAAGCGCAGCAGCGCCACCGGCACGACGGCCATCTGCACGACGGTGTTCGTGGGTGGTTGACCACGAAGATCGCTGCCTCGTGTCAGAACCTGGGGCTTGAGCACAGGTTCTGACACGAGGCAGCGATCTTGCCGGCGGCGCGCGAGACGCGACCGCCCCGCGACTCAGCCGACGGGGCTGGCGGCCCGCACGTCGGCGGCGATGCCCTCGGCGATCTTCTGGGCGACGTCCTCGGTGGACGCCTCGACCATGACCCGCACCAGCGGCTCGGTGCCCGACGGACGCAGCAGCACCCGGCCGGTCCCGGCCAGCTGGGACTCGGCGGCGGCGACCGCGGCGAGGATCTCCGGCGCGCGGGCCACGCCCTTGTCGGCGACCCGTACGTTGATCAGCACCTGCGGCAGGCGCTGCACCACGGCGGCCAGCTCGGCCAGGGTCTTGCCGGTCTCGGCGACCCGGGCCAGCAGGCGCAGGCCGGTGAGCACCCCGTCGCCGGTGGTGGCGTGCTCGGTGAAGACCACGTGACCGCTCTGCTCGCCACCGAGGCTGAACCCGCCGGCCCGCAGCTCCTCCAACACGTACCGGTCGCCGACCTTGGTCTCGACCAGGGTGATGCCGGCCTCGCGCATGGCGATGCGCAGCCCGAGGTTGCTCATCACGGTAGCGACGAGGGTGTTCTCGGCGAGCGCACCGGCGTCGCGCATGGCCAGCGCGAGGATCGCCATGATCTGGTCGCCGTCGACCTCGGTGCCGCTCGCGTCCACGGCCAGGCACCGGTCGGCGTCGCCGTCGACCGCGATGCCCAGGTGGGCACCGTGCTCGACGACGGCGGCCTTGAGGGGGGCGAGGTGGGTGGCGCCGCACTCGTCGTTGATGTTGAGCCCGTCCGGCTCCGCGTTGATCGCGATGACCTCGGCCCCGGCCTCCCGGAACGCCTCGGGGGCGACGTCGCTGGCGGCGCCGTGGGCACAGTCCAGCACGACCTTGATGCCCGCCAGCGGCTGCCCGGTCGCCTCGACCAGGTGCGAGGTGTAGTGCTCGGCGCCGTCGAGCAGGTCGTGCACCCGGCCGACCTGAGCTCCGGTGGGCCGCGTCCAGGGCGCGCCGAGCGCGGCCTCGATCGTGTCCTCCTGCTCGTCGGTGAGCTTGTGCCCGCCCGCGGCGAAGAACTTGATGCCGTTGTCGGGCATCGGGTTGTGGCTGGCGGAGATCATCACGCCGAAGTCGGCGCGCACCTCGGCGGTCAGGAACGCCACGCCGGGGGTCGGCAGCACGCCCACCCGGACCACGTTGGCACCCGCACTGGCCAGGCCGGCGACCACGGCCGCCTCCAGCATCTCGCCGCTGGCCCGGGGGTCGCGGCCGACCACCACGAGCGGCGGCTGCACTCGGGCCTCCTGGTCGGGCAGCGTGTGCGCCGCGGCGACCGCGAGGGAGAGCGCGAGTTCGGGGCTGAGGTCCGCGTTGGCCAGACCGCGTACGCCGTCGGTGCCGAAGAGGCGTGCCATCCGGTGGCCCTTTCTGTGGGGTGCGAAAGGAGGGGTACGACACGACCCGGCGCGCGGGTGGCGAGCCGAGGCCGGGAGCTGCGGAAAGTCGAACGGCCGGGCACGCCATCCCGCCTGGAAGCAGGAGCGTGCCCGGCCGTTCAGCAGCTGAAAGCGATCAACGCTTCGAGTACTGCGGAGCCTTACGGGCCTTCTTGAGACCGTACTTCTTGCTCTCGGTGACGCGGGCGTCACGGGTGAGGAAGCCGGCCTTCTTCAGCGCCGGGCGGTCGTCGAGGTCGAGCTCGCACAGCGCGCGGGCGATCGCCAGGCGCAGCGCGCCGGCCTGACCGCTGATGCCGCCGCCACGCAGGTTGGCGACGACGTCGAGGGTCTCGCCCTTCTCGGCGAGCACGAGCGGCTCCCGCACCGACTGCTGCGCGACCTTGCTGGGGAGGTACTTCTCCAGCTCACGGCCGTTGCAGGTGATCTTGCCGGTGCCCGGGATCAGGCGCACCCGGACGACGGCCTGCTTGCGGCGGCCGACGGTCTGGATCGGGCGGTCGCCCTTGAACTTCGGGGTGGCCGGCTTGGCAGCGACGGCGACCGAGGCCTCAGCCTCGACCACGGCCTGGGTCGGCACGGAAGTGTCGGTCATGGTGATTCCTTCGTCCGCGCTCACTGCGCGATCTGCTTGATCTCGAACGGCACCGGCTGCTGCGCCGCGTGCGGGTGCTCCGCGCCGGCGTAGACCTTGAGCTTCGACAGGATCTGCCGGCCCAGCTTGTTGTGAGGGATCATGCCCTTGACGGCCAGCTCGATCGCCTTTTCGGGGCGCTTGGTGAGCAGCTCCTCGTAACCGACGGCCTTCAGACCACCGGGGTGGCCGGAGTGCCGGTAGGCGATCTTGGTCGCGCGCTTGTTGCCGGTGAGGGCAACCTTGCCGGCGTTGATGATGATCACAAAGTCGCCGGTGTCGACGTGCGGCGCGAAAGTCGGCTTGTGCTTACCGCGCAGGAGGTTGGCGGTGTGGGTGGCGAGCCGGCCCAGCACGACGTCAGAAGCGTCGATCACGTGCCACTGACGCTCGATCTCACCCGGCTTCGGGCTGTACGTACGCACAGGTCTACCTTGTCTCGTCGTAGGTCTGTGTGACCGCGGGCGACCGCCCACGACCAACGGATTCTGCGATGCCGGCCGGCCGTGAACACGGACCGGCGCGCGAACGACAAGCCTACCTGAGCATCAGGACTGCCGGCTCGGCGCCACCTCTCGCACAACAGCCGCTAACGATACCCGCTGCCCCGCAGTGAGGTCAAAACGGCCCGGCCCTCCTGTGGTATGGCGTCCCCTGTCCGGTTTTCCAGGGCGAACTCACAGCGCGGGACCCGGCGCGGTGCGGCAGGGTTCACAACATGGGTACGGGACGCGGAACATCATCGCAATCACACGTTCGTAACTTGCTCGCTATGACCGTCACCGCGCCCGCGCCGCCGGCAAAGACGCCCGCCGCCGCCATCAGCAACTGGGATCCCGAGAACCCGGAGTTCTGGGCGTCCACCGGCCGCCGTGTCGCCCGGCGGAACCTGATCTTCTCCATCTTCGCGGAGCACCTCGGGTTCTCGGTGTGGACGCTCTGGAGCGTCGTGGTGGTGGCCATGCCCGCCACCACCTTCCCGTACACCGTCGACCAGAAGTTCTGGCTGGTCGCGCTGCCGAACCTGATCGGTGCGCTGATGCGCATCCCGTACACCTTCGCGGTGACCCGGTTCGGCGGGCGCACCTGGACCATGCTCAGCGCGCTGCTGCTGCTGATCCCGATCATCGGCATGGTGTACGCGGTCACCGCCAAACCCGCCTACTGGGTGGTGCTGGTGCTGGCCGCCACGGCCGGTCTGGGCGGCGGCAACTTCGCCTCGTCCATGACCAACATCTCCTTCTTCTTCCCGGAGAAGGAGAAGGGCACGGCGCTGGGGCTCAACGCGGCCGGCGGCAACCTCGGCATCAGCGTGATGCAGCTGGTCGTGCCGATCGCGCTGTCCTTCGGGCTGGTCTACGGCGGCCTGATGTGGCTGCCGCTGGTGCTGGCCGCCGCGCTCTGCGCGCACCTCTACATGAACAACCTGACCGTGGCGAAGTCGCCGCTGCGCGCCCAGTTCGCCACGGTGAAGCGGCCGCACACCTGGATCATGTCCTTCCTCTACATCGGCACCTTCGGCTCGTTCCTCGGCTACTCGGCCGCCTTCCCGCTGGTACTCAAGCTGCAGTTCCCGCAGGCGCCGGTGGCCCACCTGGGCGCCGCGACGATCACCCTGGCGTTCACCGGCCCGCTGATCGGCTCGCTGGTCCGCCCGGTGGGCGGCTGGCTGTCCGACCGGGTCGGCGGCGCCCGCGTCACCGCGGCCTGCTTCGTGATCATGGGCCTCGGCTCCTACGGCGTCGTGGCCGCGGTGCAGGCCAAGAGCATGGCCGGCTTCCTCACCGCGTTCCTGCTGCTGTTCGCCGCGGCGGGGGCGGGCAACGGCTCGACGTACCGCATGATCCCGGCGATCTTCGCGGCCACGTCGCCCGACCTGGCCACCGCGAAGCGGGAGTCGGCGGCGACCCTGGGCATCGCCGGCGCGATCGGCGCGGTGGGCGGCTTCTACCTGCCCCGGGCGATCAGCGACTCGATCAAGGCCACCGGCGGCATCGAGACCGCCTTCGGCTGGTTCGCCGTGCTGTACGGCGTCTGCCTCGCCGTGACCTGGTGGTGCTACCTGCGGCGGCGGGTCCTGGTCGCCCAGGCGCCGAGCCTGGCCCACGCGGGCGTCTGAACCTGATCTCTCCCTCCTCGCCCCGACCCCGGCCCGCCTGCCGGGGTCGGGGCACATTCATGTATGCGCAGCTCAGAGGCGTAATGGTGTCGCGTAGACCACAGTCCGGCGGCTTGCGAAATAGTTGAAGCTTCACCAAAGTTGGTGCCAGGTGGCTGACGCAGCCAGACCGACTTCGCAAGGAGACATCATGTCGATCGTCCTCGACCAGTCCGCGCAGGACCTGCTGTTCCGCGCCGCCCGCACCGCCAACACGTTCACCGACGAGCCGGTGAGCGACGAGCAGGTGCAGGCCATCTACGAGCTGGTCAAGTACGCCCCCACCTCGGTGAACATGCAGCCGCTGCGCGTGGTGCTGGTCCGCTCGGCGCAGGCCCGCGAGCGCCTGGTCGCGCAGATGGCCGAGGGCAACCAGGCCAAGACCGCCGCCGCCCCGCTGGTCGCCGTGCTGGCCGCCGACACGAACTTCCACGACGAGTTCCACCGCACCTTCCCGCACTTCCCGGGCGTGCGCGACTGGTTCACCGGCGACGACCACGCCCGCGCCGAGACCGCCCGGTTCAACGGCGCGCTCCAGGTCGGCTACTTCATCCTGGGCGTACGCGCGGCGGGCCTGGCCGCGGGCCCGATGACCGGCTTCGACGCGGCCGGCGTGGAGAAGGAGTTCTTCCCCGACGGCGAGCACCGGGTGCTGGCCGTGGTGAACATCGGCAAGCCGGGCGCCGACGCCTGGTTCGACCGCAGCCCCCGACTGCCGTACGACGATGTCGTGACGACGGCCTGATCGAGACGATGAGGGGTGGGGACCGGTGTCCCCACCCCTCTAAGGTTGTGATTCATGGTGACCACCACGACACAGACGACCGAGGTCCCCTGGTTGACCGACCAGGAGCAGCGGGCATGGCGCAGCTTCCTGATGACGTCGAAGCTGGTGACGGCCGAGCTGGAGCGTGGGATGGGCCAGCACGGCCTCTCCGGGACCGATTACAGCGTGCTGGTCTCCCTGTCCGAGGCGCCACGGCGGCGGATGCGCATGTCGGAGCTGTCGCACACGCTGCTGCTGGAGAAGAGCCGGCTGTCCCACCAGATCACCCGGATGGAGCGGGCGGGTCTGGTCCGCCGCGAGAGCTGCCCGGACGACCGGCGCGGGCAGTTCGCCGTGCTGACCGACGAGGGCTGGGAGACGATCCGGCGGGTCGCGCCGTTTCACGTCGAGCTGGTGCGGTCGATCTTCATCGACCGGCTGACCCCCGCCCAGCTCGCTCAGCTGGCGGAGATCTTCGAGCCGCTGCAGTCCTCGATGCGGGAGCAGTGCCCGAAGGACGAGGCGGAGTGCTGAAGCCCGCTCTCGCCTAGAGGTCCTGGATGATGCGCAGCGCGCGGCCCACCCGGCGCATGGTGTCGGTGTCGCAGACGTCCACCATGTCGGTGAACCACTTCTTCATGGGCGAGGACACCCGGTCCGGCATGATGATCAGCTCGCCCATCGGCACGGCCAGCGGCGAGTCGCGGAGCTCGTCCTCCTCGACGACCTCCGCGACTATGACGATCGGCACGTCCGTGCTGTTGTACACGTCGGAGCTGATGACCAGGCCGAGCCGCTCCCGGGCACCGTCGATCCGCCAGATCTCGCCTCTACGCAGCACGCCGCCCCCGTCCTGACAGTTCCAGGCGTACCAATTCGACTTCGCGCTCGTCGTCTAGAGCGTTCTTCTCCAAACGGTCGACGCCCGCCCGGCGAACCACGTCCGCGTGGGCGCTGAACAGCTCCCGTAGGGCCTTCTCCCGCGCGGCCTGGTCCATCCAGGCCGACAGCGACAGCCCGTCGCGCTCGGCGTAACGGCGCGCTTCCTCAATCGTCTCGTCCGCGAAGGACAGCGTTACTTTGGCAGTCATGCCGATTAGATTACGCCCGGTGTGACCACGAGTCATCCTGTTCTTCGTGCCACTTGCGTGAGTGAAAATCACCCGTTTCGAGCAACTTTACGCATTGTGACGCCATCGTAACTGTTAGCGCCTGGATGGGGTAATCGACCATTCGGACGATCATCACCATCGCTGGACGGCGGAGCCGCCGGAATCGCGTGTCACCGGGTGCCGCTGATCACTCCAAGCCCACCAACAGCGCTTTCACTGCGGACGTGCGCTGGTCTTAGCAGGTTGGAAACACAAGGGACGCTGAGGCGAAACTCCTGGACCGCAGGATTCCGCACATGACACCCTCGGCCCCACCCGCCACAGCGGCCACCGCGCTGCCGGTGCTGCCGAGCGCGCGCGAGGTCGACACGCACTGCCCCTACTGCGCGCTGCAGTGCGGGATGACGCTGCGCGAGCAGCCGGACGGCCGGGTCGAGGTCGCCGCCCGCGACTTCCCCACCAACCGGGGCGGGCTGTGCCAGAAGGGCTGGACCTCGGCCGAACTGCTGGACCACCCCGAGCGGCTGACCACCCCGCTGATCAAGGGCAGGCCCGCGAGCTGGGACGAGGCGTACGACTTCATCGTCGCCGGGATCGAGCGGACGCAGGCCGCGCACGGCCGCGACGCGGTCGCCGTGTTCGGCGGCGGCGGCCTCACCAACGAGAAGGCGTACGCGCTGGGCAAGTTCGCCCGCACCGTGCTGCGCACCGCCAACATCGACTACAACGGCCGCTTCTGCATGAGCTCGGCCGCAGCGGCCGGCAACCGCGCCTTCGGCATCGACCGCGGCCTGCCGTTCCCGATGGCCGACGTCGCGGCCGCGGACACCCTGCTGCTGATCGGCGCGAACGTGGCCGAGACGATGCCGCCGTTCGCGCGCTACCTGACCGAGCAGCGGGCCGGGGGCGGCACCCAGATCGTGGTCGACCCGCGCGCCACGCCCACCGCCCGCGCCGCCACCCTGCACCTGCAGCCCACCCCCGGCACCGATCTCGCGCTGGCTCTCGGCCTGCTGCACATCGTGATCGCCGAAGGGCTGACCGATCCGGTATACCTAGCCGAGCGCACCACCGGGTGGGACGAGGTCCGCCGGACCGCCGCCGGTTACTGGCCCGCCCGGGTGGAGCGGATCACCGGGGTGCCGGTCGCCGATCTTGAGGCCACCGCCCGCGCGCTGGCGAGCGCGGAACGCGCCATCATCCTCACCGCGCGCGGCGCCGAGCAGCACAGCAAGGGCGTCGACACGGTCACCGCGTTCATCAACCTGGCCCTCGCGCTCGGCCTGCCGGGGCGGCCCGGCTCCGGCTACGGCTGCCTCACCGGGCAGGGCAACGGCCAGGGCGGACGCGAGCACGGCCAGAAGAACGACCAGCTCCCCGGGTACCGGAAGATCGACGACCCGGCCGCGCGAGCGCACGTCGCCGCGGTGTGGGGCGTGGACCCCGACAGCCTGCCCGGCGCCGGCCTGTCCGCGTACGAGCTGCTCGATGCGCTGGGACAGCCCGGCGGGCCGAAGGCAATGCTGCTGTTCGGCTCCAACCCGGTGGTCTCCGCGCCCCGCGCCGGGCGGATCACCGAGCGGCTGAAGTCGCTGGACCTGCTGGTCGTGTGCGACTTCGTGCTGAGCGAGACGGCCGCGCTGGCCGACGTGGTGCTGCCGGTGGCCCAGTGGGCCGAGGAGGACGGCACCATGACCAATCTGGAGGGCCGGGTGCTGCGGCGCCGGGCCCTGCGCAAGCCACCGCCAGGGACAGGGACGGATCTGGCGGTGCTGGCCGAGCTGGCCTCCCGGCTCGGCCAAACCGGCGACGGTCGCTCCGGCGCCGGAGGCGTGCGGACCCCGCGGTTCACCGCGGACCCGTACGCCGTCTTCGAGGAGCTGCGGCGTGCCACCGCTGGTGGGGTGGCCGACTACGCCGGCGTCACGTGGGAGCGGGTGGACGCCGAGCAAGGCGTGTTCTGGCCCTGCCCCGCAGCGGACCGGGCAGGCACGCCGCGGCTCTTCGAAGCAGGCTTCCCGACCCCGGACGGCCGTGCCCGCATGATCGCGGTGGAGCACCGGCCGGTGGCCGAGGAGATCGACGCCGCGTACCCGCTCTACCTGACCACGGGACGGGTGCTGGCGCAGTACCAGTCCGGCGCGCAGACCCGGCGCATCGCGGCGCTGCCCGGCGGGCCCTTCGTCGAGCTGCACCCCGACCTGGCCGAGCGGCTGGGCCTGGCCGAGGGCGACCAGGTGCGCGTGATCAGCCGCCGCGGCGAGCTGACCGCGCCCGCCCGGATCGTCGCCACGATCCGCCCCGACACCCTCTTCGCACCCTTCCACTACTCCGGCGCGGGCCGGGCCAACACGCTCACCGGCGACGCGTTGGACCCGATCTCCCGGATGCCGGAGTTCAAGGTCTGTGCCGTACGAATCGAGCCGGTGACGCCATGAATCCAGGTAACACCACGCGACACGGCACTGCCGTGCCGCGCGCCGACCGTCCCCGCACCTCCCCCAACCACGTCGTGATCATCGGGTACGGCATGGCCGGCGCCCGGCTGGCCACGGAGCTGTCCGCCGCGCCGGACGTCGAGGTCACCGTGCTCGGCGCGGAGCCGCACCGGGCCTACAACCGCATCCTGCTGTCCAGCGTCCTGGCCGGGAAGCACGCCGAGGGCGACATCACGCTCACCGAGGCGGCCGGGCACGGTGTGAAGACCCGCACCGGGGTCACCGTGACCGCGATCGACCGGGCCGCCCGCACGGTCACCCTCGACGACGGCGAGCAGCTCGGCTACGACCACCTGGTGCTGGCCACCGGCTCGCAGGCGATCGTGCCGCCCATCCCGGGCCTGGAGACGCCGCACCCGCGCGTCGCCGCGTTCCGGACGCTGGAGGACTGCCGCCGCATCCTGGAGGCCGCCGACGGCGCCCGCTCCGCGCTGGTGCTGGGCGGCGGGCTGCTCGGCCTGGAGGCCGCCCGCGGGCTGGCCGGGCGCGGCCTGGCCGTGGAGGTGGTGCACGGCGTCGGCCACCTGATGGAGCGCCAGCTCGACCCGGGCGCCAGCGCGGTGCTGGTGCGCACGCTCGCCGAGCACGGCGTGGCGGTGCACCTCGCCTCGTCCGCGATCGGGGTGGGCGCGGACGCCGACGGCGTGACGCTGCGCCTGGACGGCCGCAACCTGCGCGCCGACCTGCTGGTGCTGTCCTGCGGCGTGCGCGCGGACACGGCGCTGGCCCGCGCCGCCGGGCTGCGGGTGGAGCGCGGCGTCGTGATCGACGAGACGCTGCGCACCTCCGACCCGCGCATCTCCGCGATCGGCGACTGCGCCCAGTTCGGCGAGGTCGTCGGCGGCCTGGTCGCGCCCGCCTGGGAGCAGGCGAAGGTGCTGGCGGCGCGGCTGACCGGTGCCGAGCCCGAGGCGGTGTACGAGCCGAGCGCCCCGGTGACCCGGCTCAAGGCGTCCGGCATCGACCTGGCCGCCATGGGCACGCTGCAGGCCGACCCGTCCTGCGAGGACGTCAGCTTCGCCGACCCGGCCCGCGGCACGTACGCCCGGCTGCTGATCCGCGGCGACCGGCTGGCGGGCGCGGTGATGCTCGGCGACAACCCGAACGTGGGGCAGGTCATCCAGCTGTTCGACCGCAAGGGCGTGGTGCCGCGCGACCGGCGCGCGCTGCTGCTGGGCCGGGCGCTGGGCGGCGCGGAGGCGCCGGTCGCCACGACCTCGCCCGCGCTCATGCCCGACAACGCCACCGTGTGCCAGTGCAACACGGTCACCAAGGGCGCGCTGGTGCGCTGCTGGCGCGCCGGCGCCCGCACGGTCGACGACGTCGTCGCCCGGACCCGCGCCACCACCGGCTGCGGCAGCTGCAAGGACGCGGTTGACGGCATCGTCGGGTGGCTGTCCAGCTCCGACAGTGTGGGGGTGTCCTGATCATGAGCGAACGCAGTGAGCTCATCATGTTGCTGCCGGTCAGTCATGACGGAGCCGAGCGCAGCGAGGTGACGGCATGACGAAGCGTTTGGTGGTCGCCGGGTACGGCATGGTGGCCCAGCGGTTCCTGGAGGCCTTCGCGGAGCGGGCCGTGGCCGGCTGGTCGGTGACCGTGCTGGCCGAGGAGGACCGGCCCGCCTACGACCGGGTGCGGCTGTCGGCCTGGTTCGACGACTACGACGCGTCGGCGCTGCACCTGGGCGGTGCGCCCGACGGGGTCGCGGTGCGCCTGAACGAGTGCGTCATCGGCATCGACCGCGACCGGAAGGTCGTGCACAGCGCCTCCGGCGAGACGCCGTACGACGCGCTGGTGCTGGCCACCGGCTCGCGGGCGTTCGTGCCGCCGATCGCCGGCGCGGACCTGCCCGGCGTGTTCGTCTACCGCACCCTCGACGACCTGGCGGCGCTGCGCGACTGGGCGGCGGCCGACGGCAAGCGGGTCGGCGCGGTGCTCGGCGGCGGCCTGCTCGGCCTGGAGGCCGCGAACGCGCTCAAGATGCTGGGCATCACCACCCACGTGGTCGAGTTCGCGCCGCGGCTGATGCCGCTGCAGGTGGACGAGGGCGGCGGCGCGGTGCTGCGGCGGCACATCGAGGCGCTCGGCGTCACCGTGCACACCGGCCGCGGCTGCGCGGGCCTGGAGGGCGGCGACGACGGCGTCACCCGGATGCTGTTCAACGACGGCGGCACGCTCGACGTCGACGTGGTCGTGATCGCGGCCGGCATCCGGCCCCGTGACGAGCTGGCCGAGGCGGCCGGGCTGGCCCGCGGCCCGCGCGGCGGCTTCGCGGTCGACGCGTCCTGCGCCACCGCCGACCCGGCGGTGTGGGCGATCGGCGAGTGCGCCGCGCTGTCCGTCGACTCCGGCGACGGCGTCTGCTACGGCCTGGTCGCGCCCGGCTACGCCATGGCCGAGGTGGTCGCCGACCGGCTGAACGGCGGCGACGCGGCGATGACCCGGCCGGACACCTCGACCAAGCTGAAGCTGCTCGGCGTCGACGTGGCCAGCTTCGGCACGCCGTTCGCCGAGGGCCTGGACGTGGTGGTGACCGACCAGGTCACCGGCGTGTACGCCAAGCTGCTGCTCACCGACGACGCGCAGACCCTGCTCGGCGGCATCCTGGTCGGCGACGCCGCGGCGTACCCGACGCTGCGGGCCTCGCTCGGCGGGCCGCTGCCCGCGCCGCCGCTGGCGCTGCTGGCCCCGGCCGGCGAGGGCGGGGTGAAGACCGAGCTGCCGGGCAGCGCGCAGGTCTGCTCCTGCCACGCGGTGACCAAGGACCACGTCACCGACGCCATCGCGGGCGGCTGCACCGACGTGCCCGGCCTGAAGGCGTGCACCAAGGCCGGCACCGGCTGCGGCTCCTGCGTGCCGCTGCTCAAGCAGCTGCTGGCCGCGGGCGGGGTGGCCCAGTCCAAGGCGCTCTGCGAGCACTTCACGTACTCGCGCCAGGAGCTGTTCGACATCATCCGGGTGCGCGGCGTGCGCTCCTTCACCGAGCTGGTGAGCGAGTACGGCACCGGCCGCGGCTGCGACATCTGCAAGCCCGCTATCGCTTCGATCCTGGCCACGACCAACGCCGGCTACATCCTCGACGGCGAGGAGGCGGCCCTGCAGGACACCAACGACCACTTCCTGGCCAACATCCAGCGCGACGGGACGTACTCGGTGGTCCCGCGCATCCCCGGCGGCGAGATCACCCCGGACAAGCTGATCGTGATCGGCGAGGTGGCCCGTGACTTCGGGCTCTACACGAAGATCACCGGTGGGCAGCGCATCGACCTGTTCGGGGCGCGCGTGGAGCAGCTGCCGGAGATCTGGCACCGGCTTGTGGACGCGGGCTTCGAGTCCGGGCACGCGTACGGCAAGGCGCTGCGCACCGTGAAGAGCTGCGTCGGCTCGACCTGGTGCCGCTACGGCGTGCAGGACTCGGTCGGCATGGCCATCGAGCTGGAGCTGCGCTACCGCGGCCTGCGCGCCCCGCACAAGCTCAAGTCGGCGGTCAGCGGCTGCGCCCGCGAGTGCGCCGAGGCCCGCAGCAAGGACTTCGGCATCATCGCCACCGAGAAGGGCTGGAACCTCTACGTCGCCGGCAACGGCGGCTTCCGGCCCCGGCACGCCGACCTGTTCCTCACCGACGTCACCACCGAGGAGCTGATCCGGACCATCGACCGGTTCCTCATGTACTACATCCGCACCGCCGACCGGCTCCAGCGCACCTCCACCTGGCTGGAGGCGATGGACGGCGGCCTGGACCACCTGCGCGAGGTCATCGTCGACGACGCGCTGGGGCTGTGCGAGGAGCTCGACGCGCAGATGGCCCGCCACGTCGGGTCGTACGCCGACGAGTGGCGGGCCACCCTGCAGGACCCGCAGCGCCTCGCTCGTTTCGTCTCGTTCGTCAACGCACCGGGCACGCCCGACCCCGACATCACCTTCGAGGTCGAGCGCGGGCAGAAGATCCCCGCCAAGGGTCCGGTGCCGGTCACCCTGGGAGGTGCCTCATGACCATCGCAATCATGACCGGGACCTGGACGGCGATCTGCGCGTTCGACCGGCTCCAGCCCGAACGCGGCGTCGCCGCCCTGGTCGACGGGGTGCAGATCGCCGTCTTCCGGACCTTCGACGGCGAGCTGTTCGCCATCGGCAACCGCGACCCGATCGCGGGCGCCCAGGTGATGTCGCGCGGCATCGTCGGCACCCGCGGCGACACGCCCACCGTCGCGTCCCCGCTGCACAAGCAGGTGTACGACCTGCGTACCGGGCAGTGCCTGGACGTGGCGGGGGTGGCCGTGCCGACGTACCCGGTGCGCCGCAACGGCGACGTCGTCGAAGTGGGTGTGGATACCCCATGAACAGCGATCGTGCGGCGGGACGGGGCGCGGTGTCATGACGGAGCTGTCCGGCTTCACCGTCGGCGTGACCGCCGACCGGCGGCGTGACGAGCTGGCCGCGCTGCTGGAGCGGCGGGGCGCCCGCGTCGTCATCGCCCCCGCGCTGCGCATCGTCCCGCTGCACGACGACTCCCAGCTCCGCGAGGCGACCCGCCGCTGCCTGGACACCCCGCCGGACGTGGTGGTGGCCAACACCGGCATCGGCATGCGGGGCTGGCTGGAGGCGGCCGAGGGCTGGGGTCTGGCCGACCCGCTGCGCGCGGTGCTCGCCGAGGCGTACATCGTGGCCCGCGGCCCGAAGGCCCGCGGGGCGGTGCGCGCCGCGGGCCTGCACGACCAGTGGTCGCCTGACTCGGAGAGCTGCGACGAATGCCTGGCCCACCTGCTGCGCCGCGGCGTCGGCGGCCGGACGGTCGCCGTCCAGCTGCACGGCGACCAGCAGCCGGAGTTCTGCGCCTCGCTGCGTGCCGCCGGCGCCGACGTCATCGAGGTGCCGGTCTACCGGTGGGCGCC
The Catellatospora sp. IY07-71 DNA segment above includes these coding regions:
- a CDS encoding molybdopterin oxidoreductase family protein, whose product is MTPSAPPATAATALPVLPSAREVDTHCPYCALQCGMTLREQPDGRVEVAARDFPTNRGGLCQKGWTSAELLDHPERLTTPLIKGRPASWDEAYDFIVAGIERTQAAHGRDAVAVFGGGGLTNEKAYALGKFARTVLRTANIDYNGRFCMSSAAAAGNRAFGIDRGLPFPMADVAAADTLLLIGANVAETMPPFARYLTEQRAGGGTQIVVDPRATPTARAATLHLQPTPGTDLALALGLLHIVIAEGLTDPVYLAERTTGWDEVRRTAAGYWPARVERITGVPVADLEATARALASAERAIILTARGAEQHSKGVDTVTAFINLALALGLPGRPGSGYGCLTGQGNGQGGREHGQKNDQLPGYRKIDDPAARAHVAAVWGVDPDSLPGAGLSAYELLDALGQPGGPKAMLLFGSNPVVSAPRAGRITERLKSLDLLVVCDFVLSETAALADVVLPVAQWAEEDGTMTNLEGRVLRRRALRKPPPGTGTDLAVLAELASRLGQTGDGRSGAGGVRTPRFTADPYAVFEELRRATAGGVADYAGVTWERVDAEQGVFWPCPAADRAGTPRLFEAGFPTPDGRARMIAVEHRPVAEEIDAAYPLYLTTGRVLAQYQSGAQTRRIAALPGGPFVELHPDLAERLGLAEGDQVRVISRRGELTAPARIVATIRPDTLFAPFHYSGAGRANTLTGDALDPISRMPEFKVCAVRIEPVTP
- a CDS encoding FAD-dependent oxidoreductase; the encoded protein is MNPGNTTRHGTAVPRADRPRTSPNHVVIIGYGMAGARLATELSAAPDVEVTVLGAEPHRAYNRILLSSVLAGKHAEGDITLTEAAGHGVKTRTGVTVTAIDRAARTVTLDDGEQLGYDHLVLATGSQAIVPPIPGLETPHPRVAAFRTLEDCRRILEAADGARSALVLGGGLLGLEAARGLAGRGLAVEVVHGVGHLMERQLDPGASAVLVRTLAEHGVAVHLASSAIGVGADADGVTLRLDGRNLRADLLVLSCGVRADTALARAAGLRVERGVVIDETLRTSDPRISAIGDCAQFGEVVGGLVAPAWEQAKVLAARLTGAEPEAVYEPSAPVTRLKASGIDLAAMGTLQADPSCEDVSFADPARGTYARLLIRGDRLAGAVMLGDNPNVGQVIQLFDRKGVVPRDRRALLLGRALGGAEAPVATTSPALMPDNATVCQCNTVTKGALVRCWRAGARTVDDVVARTRATTGCGSCKDAVDGIVGWLSSSDSVGVS
- the nirB gene encoding nitrite reductase large subunit NirB; protein product: MTKRLVVAGYGMVAQRFLEAFAERAVAGWSVTVLAEEDRPAYDRVRLSAWFDDYDASALHLGGAPDGVAVRLNECVIGIDRDRKVVHSASGETPYDALVLATGSRAFVPPIAGADLPGVFVYRTLDDLAALRDWAAADGKRVGAVLGGGLLGLEAANALKMLGITTHVVEFAPRLMPLQVDEGGGAVLRRHIEALGVTVHTGRGCAGLEGGDDGVTRMLFNDGGTLDVDVVVIAAGIRPRDELAEAAGLARGPRGGFAVDASCATADPAVWAIGECAALSVDSGDGVCYGLVAPGYAMAEVVADRLNGGDAAMTRPDTSTKLKLLGVDVASFGTPFAEGLDVVVTDQVTGVYAKLLLTDDAQTLLGGILVGDAAAYPTLRASLGGPLPAPPLALLAPAGEGGVKTELPGSAQVCSCHAVTKDHVTDAIAGGCTDVPGLKACTKAGTGCGSCVPLLKQLLAAGGVAQSKALCEHFTYSRQELFDIIRVRGVRSFTELVSEYGTGRGCDICKPAIASILATTNAGYILDGEEAALQDTNDHFLANIQRDGTYSVVPRIPGGEITPDKLIVIGEVARDFGLYTKITGGQRIDLFGARVEQLPEIWHRLVDAGFESGHAYGKALRTVKSCVGSTWCRYGVQDSVGMAIELELRYRGLRAPHKLKSAVSGCARECAEARSKDFGIIATEKGWNLYVAGNGGFRPRHADLFLTDVTTEELIRTIDRFLMYYIRTADRLQRTSTWLEAMDGGLDHLREVIVDDALGLCEELDAQMARHVGSYADEWRATLQDPQRLARFVSFVNAPGTPDPDITFEVERGQKIPAKGPVPVTLGGAS
- the nirD gene encoding nitrite reductase small subunit NirD; the protein is MTIAIMTGTWTAICAFDRLQPERGVAALVDGVQIAVFRTFDGELFAIGNRDPIAGAQVMSRGIVGTRGDTPTVASPLHKQVYDLRTGQCLDVAGVAVPTYPVRRNGDVVEVGVDTP